One region of Pogoniulus pusillus isolate bPogPus1 chromosome 19, bPogPus1.pri, whole genome shotgun sequence genomic DNA includes:
- the SLC25A5 gene encoding ADP/ATP translocase 2 — protein sequence MTDAAVSFAKDFFAGGVAAAISKTAVAPIERVKLLLQVQHASKQIAADKQYKGIIDCVVRIPREQGVLSFWRGNLANVIRYFPTQALNFAFKDKYKQIFLGGVDKRTQFWRYFAGNLASGGAAGATSLCFVYPLDFARTRLAADVGKAGADREFSGLGDCLVKIFRSDGLRGLYQGFSVSVQGIIIYRAAYFGIYDTAKGMLPDPKNTHIVVSWMIAQSVTAVAGLVSYPFDTVRRRMMMQSGRKGADIMYSGTLDCWRKIARDEGSKAFFKGAWSNVLRGMGGAFVLVLYDEIKKYT from the exons ATGACCGATGCGGCTGTGTCCTTCGCCAAGGATTTCTTCGCCGGCGGAGTGGCGGCCGCCATCTCCAAGACCGCCGTCGCCCCCATCGAGAGggtcaagctgctgctgcag GTGCAGCACGCCAGCAAGCAGATCGCCGCCGACAAGCAGTACAAGGGCATCATCGACTGCGTGGTGCGCATCCCCCGAGAGCAGGGCGTCCTCTCCTTCTGGCGCGGCAACCTGGCCAATGTGATCCGGTACTTCCCCACCCAGGCCCTCAACTTCGCTTTCAAGGACAAGTACAAGCAGATCTTCCTGGGTGGCGTGGACAAGCGAACCCAGTTCTGGCGGTACTTTGCCGGTAACCTGGCATCCGGGGGTGCTGCCGGCGCTACGTCTTTGTGCTTTGTCTACCCCCTTGACTTTGCCCGAACCCGCCTGGCAGCGGACGTCGGTAAAGCTGGGGCTGACCGTGAGTTCAGTGGGCTTGGTGACTGCCTGGTCAAAATCTTCCGGTCGGATGGCCTCAGGGGCCTGTACCAGGGCTTCAGTGTCTCTGTCCAAGGCATCATCATCTATAGAGCTGCTTACTTTGGCATCTACGACACCGCAAAGG gTATGCTTCCAGACCCAAAGAACACCCACATTGTTGTCAGCTGGATGATTGCTCAGTCTGTCACTGCTGTTGCTGGTTTGGTCTCCTACCCTTTTGATACTGTTCGTCGTCGCATGATGATGCAGTCTGGCCGCAAAGGAG CTGACATAATGTACAGTGGCACTCTTGACTGCTGGCGGAAGATTGCCCGAGATGAGGGCTCCAAGGCGTTTTTCAAAGGTGCATGGTCGAATGTACTCCGAGGGATGGGTGGTGCTTTTGTCTTAGTCCTGTATGATGAGATCAAGAAGTACACATAA
- the SLC25A43 gene encoding solute carrier family 25 member 43, with translation MATWRRDGRVTAVQRLGCAGLAGTLSLSLTAPLELLTVLAQVGTWHSRRGLRAAGHCLCRTEGVRALWKGNLTACLRLFPYSAMQIAASRRLIILFTDELGHISHWRAIMAGSLAGMVATIVTYPTDVIKTRLIVQNRLEPSYEGILHAFYKIYQQEGFRALYRGVSPAILGAVPFSAGSFFVYISLDRIWREPIVHFTPLQNFINGCVAAAVAQTLSFPFETVKRKMQAQSPWLPHYGGVDVHFTGMTDCFRQTVKYKGVLGLWNGLTPSLLKIVPYFGVMFSTFEFCKRVCLYRNGYIESPLNYKLTPGVDQSLQPQELRELKLLRRENFEPRKSALEN, from the exons ATGGCAACCTGGCGCCGGGACGGCCGGGTGACCGCcgtgcagaggctgggctgcgcCGGGCTGGCGGGAACGCTGAGCCTCAGCCTGACGGCGCCACTGGAGCTGCTGACGGTGTTGGCGCAGGTGGGCACCTGGCATAGCCGGAGGGGGCTGCGCGCCGCCGGGCACTGCCTGTGCCGGACTGAAGGCGTGCGGGCCCTATGGAAGGGGAACCTCACAGCCTGCCTGCGCCTCTTCCCCTACAGCGCGATGCAGATCGCCGCATCCCGTCG ACTTATTATACTTTTCACGGATGAATTGGGTCACATTTCCCACTGGAGAGCCATCATGGCAGGAAGTCTGGCTGGCATGGTCGCAACCATCGTGACTTACCCCACTGATGTAATTAAGACAcgtctcattgtgcagaaccgACTGGAACCATCTTATGAAGGAATTCTTCATGCTTTTTACAAAATCTACCAGCAAGAAGGATTCCGTGCGCTCTACCGTGGTGTTTCACCAGCTATATTAG GTGCTGTGCCATTCTCTGCAGGTTCGTTCTTTGTTTACATCAGTCTGGACAGAATCTGGAGAGAGCCCATAGTTCATTTCACTCCCCTTCAGAACTTCATCAATGGCTGTGTAGCGGCTGCTGTGGCACAGAcactttctttcccctttgagACTGTCAAGAGGAAGATGCAG GCTCAGAGTCCTTGGCTTCCCCACTATGGAGGAGTTGACGTCCATTTCACTGGCATGACTGACTGCTTCCGACAAACTGTGAAGTACAAAGGTGTGCTTGGACTTTGGAATGGACTCACACCTAGCctgctcaag ATCGTGCCATACTTCGGTGTTATGTTTAGCACCTTTGAATTCTGCAAGCGTGTCTGCCTGTACAGAAACGGTTACATCGAATCTCCTTTGAATTACAAGCTAACTCCTGGTGTGGACCAGAGTTTACAGCCACAAGAACTGCGAGAATTAAAACTCCTCCGAAGGGAAAATTTTGAGCCAAGGAAATCAGCTCTTGAAAACTGA